One genomic segment of Penaeus chinensis breed Huanghai No. 1 chromosome 13, ASM1920278v2, whole genome shotgun sequence includes these proteins:
- the LOC125031447 gene encoding crustacean calcium-binding protein 23-like gives MSQEAKMKEAAKAKVQASADPLEKLRNHCLSQGYSGILSLGRLFRRLDKDRSWTLSKDELSKGVAQFGLDFSEGDVTKLFAAFEKDGQSGINYEEFLDALRPTMSAPRKDAVEAVFKHLDKTGDGVVTLADLKGVYSAKNHPKVLKKEATEEELLTKFLNMFESNSSVDGKVTKKEFTDYYSGLSKAIDDDDYFVSVVKMSWGL, from the exons ATGTCGCAAGAAGCCAAGATGAAGGAAGCCGCCAAGGCGAAGGTGCAGGCATCAGCAGACCCCCTTGAGAAGCTGAGGAACCACTGCCTCTCCCAAGGTTACTCCGGCATTTTATCCCTCGGGAG GCTGTTCCGTCGCCTGGACAAGGACCGCTCATGGACACTGTCCAAGGACGAGCTGAGCAAGGGCGTGGCTCAGTTCGGCCTCGACTTCTCTGAGGGCGACGTCACCAAGCTCTTTGCTGCTTTCGAGAAGGACGGCCAGTCGGGCATCAACTACGAGGAGTTCCTGGATGCCCTTAGG ccGACCATGTCCGCCCCTCGCAAGGACGCTGTGGAGGCCGTCTTCAAGCACCTGGACAAGACTGGCGACGGCGTGGTGACCCTGGCGGACCTGAAGGGCGTGTACTCGGCGAAGAACCACCCGAAGGTCCTCAAGAAGGAGGCCACTGAGGAGGAACTGCTCACCAAGTTTCTCAACATGTTCGAGAGTAACTCCTCCGTTGATGGGAAG GTAACCAAGAAGGAGTTCACCGACTACTATTCAGGGCTTAGCAAGGCTATTGATGACGATGACTACTTCGTCTCAGTCGTCAAGATGAGCTGGGGCCTGTAA